From the Burkholderia glumae LMG 2196 = ATCC 33617 genome, one window contains:
- a CDS encoding phytanoyl-CoA dioxygenase family protein, whose product MKNTLASVEAAIEQIDSQIFNLNVFKETGVFVMRDAIPQSVVQAWQAEWQAFYDTQLAEGRDVNKANPVSLNEQLPPKLASMYKEPVFAETFKQIFGDHVALYNHRFVIKDKFSPNKVFLHQDSCYHLGNLNKCSMFVPLSIVNADNGGMSFYAGSHKLGVLGDAGEINPDSFEFKWPKVTPELNPGDFVIMNSALWHESGPNVSGIDRIMADTIVQPADDPTGKDLLCGEWQTDIFYSPVNYIRYFVNSRVLKLIKYEKERAAVAS is encoded by the coding sequence ATGAAAAATACTTTGGCATCGGTCGAAGCGGCCATCGAACAGATCGATTCGCAGATTTTCAATTTGAACGTTTTCAAAGAGACCGGCGTGTTCGTAATGCGCGACGCGATTCCGCAGTCCGTCGTGCAGGCGTGGCAGGCCGAATGGCAGGCGTTCTACGACACGCAATTGGCCGAGGGGCGCGACGTCAACAAGGCGAATCCGGTTTCCCTGAACGAGCAGTTGCCGCCAAAGCTCGCCTCCATGTACAAGGAGCCGGTTTTTGCCGAGACGTTCAAGCAGATTTTTGGGGATCACGTCGCGCTGTATAACCATCGTTTCGTGATCAAGGACAAATTCAGCCCGAACAAAGTGTTCCTGCATCAGGACAGCTGCTATCACCTCGGTAACCTGAACAAGTGCAGCATGTTCGTGCCGCTAAGCATAGTGAACGCGGATAACGGCGGCATGTCGTTCTACGCGGGTTCGCATAAACTCGGCGTGCTAGGCGATGCGGGCGAGATCAACCCAGACAGCTTTGAGTTCAAGTGGCCCAAGGTCACGCCCGAACTGAATCCGGGCGACTTCGTCATCATGAATAGCGCGTTGTGGCACGAGTCCGGTCCGAACGTGTCCGGCATCGACCGCATCATGGCCGACACCATCGTGCAGCCCGCCGACGATCCCACCGGAAAGGATCTGCTGTGTGGTGAATGGCAGACGGACATTTTCTATTCGCCGGTCAACTACATTCGCTACTTCGTCAATTCGCGCGTCCTGAAACTCATCAAGTACGAGAAAGAGCGCGCCGCCGTCGCCAGTTGA